From a region of the Fischerella sp. JS2 genome:
- a CDS encoding di-heme oxidoredictase family protein — MKNRKTIPKKSVFRGLFAFRTRIFFLVFVFIISFFGILLSNWLLASQPTLARISLLQAAPTQPLGYYDYFGKLLSPQDAAKLVQEKQLDPSDPISYQKIGAVEITQELIDKGEDIFFNRKIGDDFGLQDVFGFRRGLIRILPELTTAIAQLGGQATNNLQITLQKDITLGSRTFPQGTVINTGLKVERGTLFPLGIKQNGDISCAACHAVVSGQGKRLAGVPNGELAIPLLVALAPNSAAGFARLNFNPLDPQYQGKGKTIIDSQGNLVTLPDPDKFEQAFDDAVLDVPFGHFESSPDGIDNTTQIPSVFTFQTHPYLADGQFAVGPFAGLSAINNAVHSSEINLLAAAQLSQKTLGIDSEVYIGTFLQNAADPRLRLPPGQPVKPSEWLRQVAPDVIQAELEDQIPAPGTGTYPNLSPSLFTYNGLVFSPDTNKSDDIASGNFLFASNAMSAFQNNLLPPANRTRENWQALKSGSVVRGAKIFQEAGCATCHIPPFFTDNKIHPVSEIGTNPERGKSRLKLNDLLVPPKIYSFDTPVPVPANATVLDVPTEGISVNPTTLPTGILPEGGYKTTSLRGLYFSAPYLHDGGAAVRVGSLQVNSDGNFNVVDPTGLGLTGTLSQSIPADPASSLRALLDEELRTQVIAANQANPALVRSNLDGTGHEFYVGREKQTDLINFLLALDDDPSRF, encoded by the coding sequence ATGAAAAATAGAAAAACAATCCCTAAAAAAAGTGTATTTAGGGGACTGTTTGCATTTAGAACCCGAATTTTCTTTTTAGTCTTCGTTTTCATTATTAGTTTTTTTGGCATTCTGCTATCAAATTGGTTGCTGGCAAGTCAGCCAACCTTAGCCAGAATTAGTCTTTTACAAGCTGCACCCACTCAGCCGCTTGGCTATTACGACTACTTCGGTAAACTCCTGAGTCCCCAAGATGCGGCAAAGTTAGTACAAGAAAAGCAACTTGATCCGAGTGACCCTATTTCTTATCAAAAAATAGGCGCAGTCGAAATTACACAAGAATTAATTGACAAAGGCGAAGATATATTTTTTAACAGGAAAATAGGCGATGACTTTGGTTTGCAAGATGTGTTTGGTTTTAGAAGGGGCTTAATTCGCATTTTGCCAGAATTAACTACAGCGATCGCTCAATTAGGCGGACAGGCGACAAACAACTTACAAATTACCCTGCAAAAAGACATAACACTGGGTAGTCGGACATTTCCTCAAGGAACTGTGATCAACACAGGTTTAAAAGTGGAAAGAGGAACACTTTTTCCTTTGGGAATCAAACAAAACGGCGATATTAGCTGTGCAGCCTGCCACGCAGTTGTTTCTGGTCAAGGTAAACGCTTAGCTGGAGTACCCAATGGTGAACTTGCGATACCTCTATTAGTTGCTTTAGCACCAAATTCAGCCGCCGGATTTGCCAGGTTAAACTTTAATCCTCTAGACCCACAGTACCAAGGTAAAGGTAAAACTATTATTGATAGTCAAGGTAATTTGGTTACATTACCCGACCCTGATAAATTTGAACAAGCCTTCGACGATGCTGTATTAGATGTGCCTTTTGGTCACTTCGAGAGTTCCCCAGATGGCATCGACAATACTACCCAAATTCCCAGTGTCTTCACTTTTCAGACACATCCTTATTTAGCTGATGGACAGTTTGCTGTTGGGCCGTTTGCTGGACTCAGCGCTATTAACAATGCAGTCCACTCTTCAGAAATTAACCTGTTAGCAGCTGCCCAACTAAGTCAAAAAACTCTTGGTATTGACTCAGAAGTCTACATTGGCACATTTCTCCAGAATGCTGCTGACCCACGTCTGCGTTTACCACCAGGACAACCAGTGAAACCTTCAGAGTGGCTGCGACAGGTTGCACCAGATGTTATCCAAGCAGAGTTAGAAGATCAAATCCCTGCACCTGGAACAGGTACTTATCCCAACTTAAGTCCTAGTTTGTTTACATACAACGGTTTGGTTTTCAGTCCCGACACTAATAAGTCAGATGATATCGCCAGTGGTAATTTCTTATTTGCCAGCAATGCGATGTCAGCTTTCCAAAATAATTTATTGCCACCTGCTAACCGCACTCGCGAAAATTGGCAAGCACTAAAAAGCGGTTCTGTTGTGCGGGGGGCAAAAATATTTCAGGAAGCCGGATGTGCAACTTGTCACATTCCACCTTTCTTTACCGATAACAAAATTCATCCAGTTAGTGAAATTGGTACTAACCCTGAACGTGGTAAATCTCGCCTGAAACTCAATGATTTGTTAGTGCCACCAAAAATATACAGCTTCGATACACCTGTGCCTGTACCTGCCAATGCTACAGTTCTGGATGTACCAACAGAAGGCATTTCTGTTAACCCGACAACTTTACCTACAGGTATATTGCCAGAGGGAGGTTATAAAACTACTTCCTTACGGGGTCTTTACTTCAGCGCCCCATATTTGCACGATGGTGGTGCAGCAGTCAGGGTTGGAAGTTTGCAAGTTAACTCAGATGGCAACTTTAATGTAGTTGACCCCACAGGCTTGGGATTAACTGGTACTCTCAGTCAAAGCATACCCGCCGATCCTGCTAGCAGCTTGCGCGCCTTGCTAGATGAGGAACTCCGCACCCAAGTTATAGCAGCCAACCAAGCTAACCCTGCTTTGGTGAGGAGTAATCTTGATGGTACTGGTCATGAATTTTATGTGGGTCGTGAGAAGCAAACTGACTTGATTAACTTCTTGTTAGCACTGGATGATGACCCTAGTCGATTTTAG
- a CDS encoding DUF2281 domain-containing protein — protein MNIEQAVLDNLRILPYEKQQEVLDFVEFLVQKSRQLKQVTNKASDATVSSINPRKTIIFARNC, from the coding sequence ATGAATATTGAACAAGCAGTATTAGATAATCTGCGGATACTCCCTTATGAAAAACAACAGGAAGTACTAGATTTTGTAGAATTTCTCGTGCAAAAATCACGACAGCTAAAGCAAGTAACCAACAAAGCATCAGATGCTACTGTTTCATCAATAAATCCAAGAAAAACAATTATCTTTGCAAGAAATTGCTAG
- a CDS encoding TPR end-of-group domain-containing protein has translation MLYSAKEYEDAIASYNKAVAIKVDDHEAWYNKACCYALQRNIEQAIANLQKAIILNPECREMAKTDSDFDAIRENERFQTLIQ, from the coding sequence TTGCTGTATTCAGCAAAAGAATACGAAGATGCGATCGCATCCTACAACAAAGCCGTTGCAATTAAAGTTGACGACCACGAAGCTTGGTACAACAAAGCTTGTTGTTATGCACTACAAAGAAATATTGAACAAGCAATTGCAAACTTGCAAAAAGCAATTATTCTTAATCCCGAATGTCGAGAAATGGCAAAAACCGACTCTGATTTTGATGCTATTCGAGAAAATGAGAGATTTCAGACGTTAATACAATAG